The genomic interval GTCCGCATCTGGGACAACGCCACGGCGCCCCATAGCAACGGCATCACCTCGCCCGAACAGGAACCGGAACCCTACCGGATTGCCAACACCTCGACGGCGGAACTCTTCCTCTATCCGGCCGATACGACCCGGACGCCCGGTACGGGGCTGGGAGTGGTGATCTGCCCCGGCGGGGGCTATGCCCGCCTGGCCATCGACCACGAGGGATTCCAGGTAGCGCAATGGCTGGCAGCGAACGGCATTACGGCTGCCGTCCTGAAATACCGGATGCCGAACGGACATCCGGAGGTCCCGCTCGAAGATGCCGAACAGGCGCTGCGGATGCTGCGGGGCGATGTCCCGGGCGCCGAAATCTGCCGCTGCGCCAAGGTGGGGATCATGGGGTTCTCGGCCGGAGGCCATCTGGCGGCCTATGCCTCGACGATGGGCTCGGCCAAGCCCGACTTTTCGATCCTCTTCTACCCGGTCATCACGGCAAACCCGGGGCATCAGGGATCGTTCAACAACCTGATCGGTGCAGAAAACCGCACGGCGGAGAACGACGCCCGCTACTCGCTGGAGAATCAGGTGACGGCACAGACGCCCCCGGCCCTGCTGCTGCTTTCGGACGACGACAAGTCGGTGCCTCCGGTGAGCAGCACCCGC from uncultured Alistipes sp. carries:
- a CDS encoding alpha/beta hydrolase, with amino-acid sequence MTTTVSAQDYGQAATVRIWDNATAPHSNGITSPEQEPEPYRIANTSTAELFLYPADTTRTPGTGLGVVICPGGGYARLAIDHEGFQVAQWLAANGITAAVLKYRMPNGHPEVPLEDAEQALRMLRGDVPGAEICRCAKVGIMGFSAGGHLAAYASTMGSAKPDFSILFYPVITANPGHQGSFNNLIGAENRTAENDARYSLENQVTAQTPPALLLLSDDDKSVPPVSSTRYYNALKDKGIAASMHIYPTGGHGWGFRDNFRYKARWQEALLDWLERFRQE